A single region of the Malus sylvestris chromosome 8, drMalSylv7.2, whole genome shotgun sequence genome encodes:
- the LOC126633216 gene encoding serine--tRNA ligase, chloroplastic/mitochondrial-like isoform X1 — MGLGGTTLQTLKLATIPPPSFSSSFRSVFKPFSQTFLCHHSRRQRFPFPLPFFVRGLSAPAAQATATATPKETSPDEKGVKQQWKAAIDFKWIRDNKDAVAANIKKRNSNANLELVLELYHKMLSLQKEVERLRGERNVVANKMKGKLEPSERQKLIDEGKNLKEGLLSLEEDLLRLTDKLQQEAQCIPNMTHPDVPIGGEDFSTLRNMVGSPREFSFPVKDHLQLGKELDLFDFDAASGVSGSKFYYLKNEAVLLEMALINWTLLEVMKRGFTPLTTPEIVRSSVVEKCGFQPRGANTQVYSIEDSDQCLIGTAEIPVGGIHMDSILAASLLPLKYVAVSHCFRTEAGAAGTASRGLYRVHQFSKLEMFILCQPEDSDLYHEELIRIEEDLFSSLGLHYKTLDMASGDLGAPAYRKFDIEAWMPGLARYGEISSASNCTDYQSRRLGIRFRSAEPALTNPKKGKSSLAPPEFVHTLNATACAVPRMIVCILENNQQEDGSVIIPEPLRPFMGGLESIYPKPR; from the exons ATGGGTTTGGGCGGGACAACCTTGCAAACCCTGAAGCTCGCCACTATTCCTCCaccctcattttcttcttctttccgctccgttttcaaacccttttcccAAACCTTCCTCTGCCACCATAGCCGCAGACAACGATTTCCATTTCCTCTGCCCTTCTTCGTCAGAGGCCTTTCGGCCCCGGCCGCACAGGCAACTGCTACCGCAACCCCAAAAGAAACAAGCCCGGATGAAAAGG GTGTGAAGCAGCAATGGAAAGCAGCGATAGACTTCAAGTGGATAAGAGACAACAAGGACGCGGTTGCGGCCAACATAAAGAAGAGGAACTCCAATGCCAATTTGGAACTTGTGCTTGAGCTCTACCACAAAATGCTGAGTCTTCAAAAG GAAGTTGAACGGCTTCGTGGGGAAAGGAATGTGGTGGCAAACAAGATGAAAGGAAAGTTGGAGCCATCCGAGCGTCAAAAACTTATAGATGAAG GAAAGAATCTGAAGGAAGGGCTTCTTTCTTTGGAAGAAGACCTGCTTAGACTTACTGATAAGCTTCAGCAGGAAGCACAATGTATACCAAATATGACTCATCCTGATGTCCCAATAGGCGGAGAGGATTTTTCAACCTTAAGAAAtatg GTAGGCAGCCCACGTGAGTTTAGCTTTCCTGTCAAGGATCACCTTCAACTTGGAAAGGAACTAGATCTTTTTGATTTTGATGCTGCTTCAGGG GTCAGTGGCTCAAAGTTTTACTATCTGAAGAATGAAGCAGTACTCCTAGAGATGGCCCTTATTAACTGGACGCTCTTGGAAGTCATGAAAAGGGGCTTCACACCTTTAACAACCCCTGAAATTGTAAGATCTTCTGTTGTTGAAAAATGTGGTTTCCAACCCCGAGGAGCAAATACCCAG GTGTATTCTATTGAGGATAGTGATCAGTGCCTCATCGGCACAGCAGAGATTCCTGTTGGGGGAATTCATATGGATTCTATACTTGCTGCATCATTGTTACCTCTGAAATATGTGGCAGTTTCCCATTGCTTCCGTACTGAGGCAGGCGCTGCAGGTACAGCATCAAG GGGTCTGTATCGCGTCCACCAATTCAGCAAGCTGGAGATGTTTATATTATGCCAACCCGAGGATAGTGATTTGTACCATGAAGAGCTCATAAGAATTGAAGAAGACCTGTTTTCATCGCTAGGATTACACTACAA AACTTTGGACATGGCATCTGGGGATTTAGGTGCGCCTGCTTATCGTAAATTTGATATTGAAGCATGGATGCCTGGTTTAGCAAGATATGGAGAG ATATCAAGCGCATCGAACTGTACAGACTATCAAAGTCGTCGTCTTGGGATCCGGTTTCGTTCTGCAGAACCAGCGTTAACAAATCCTAAGAAGGGCAAAAGCAGCCTCGCTCCACCAGAGTTTGTTCACACACTGAATGCAACGGCCTGTGCAGTACCACGAATGATCGTATGCATACTTGAGAACAACCAGCAAGAAGATGGCTCGGTCATTATCCCTGAGCCATTGAGGCCCTTTATGGGCGGACTTGAGTCCATATATCCCAAACCTAGGTAG
- the LOC126633216 gene encoding serine--tRNA ligase, chloroplastic/mitochondrial-like isoform X2 produces the protein MKGKLEPSERQKLIDEGKNLKEGLLSLEEDLLRLTDKLQQEAQCIPNMTHPDVPIGGEDFSTLRNMVGSPREFSFPVKDHLQLGKELDLFDFDAASGVSGSKFYYLKNEAVLLEMALINWTLLEVMKRGFTPLTTPEIVRSSVVEKCGFQPRGANTQVYSIEDSDQCLIGTAEIPVGGIHMDSILAASLLPLKYVAVSHCFRTEAGAAGTASRGLYRVHQFSKLEMFILCQPEDSDLYHEELIRIEEDLFSSLGLHYKTLDMASGDLGAPAYRKFDIEAWMPGLARYGEISSASNCTDYQSRRLGIRFRSAEPALTNPKKGKSSLAPPEFVHTLNATACAVPRMIVCILENNQQEDGSVIIPEPLRPFMGGLESIYPKPR, from the exons ATGAAAGGAAAGTTGGAGCCATCCGAGCGTCAAAAACTTATAGATGAAG GAAAGAATCTGAAGGAAGGGCTTCTTTCTTTGGAAGAAGACCTGCTTAGACTTACTGATAAGCTTCAGCAGGAAGCACAATGTATACCAAATATGACTCATCCTGATGTCCCAATAGGCGGAGAGGATTTTTCAACCTTAAGAAAtatg GTAGGCAGCCCACGTGAGTTTAGCTTTCCTGTCAAGGATCACCTTCAACTTGGAAAGGAACTAGATCTTTTTGATTTTGATGCTGCTTCAGGG GTCAGTGGCTCAAAGTTTTACTATCTGAAGAATGAAGCAGTACTCCTAGAGATGGCCCTTATTAACTGGACGCTCTTGGAAGTCATGAAAAGGGGCTTCACACCTTTAACAACCCCTGAAATTGTAAGATCTTCTGTTGTTGAAAAATGTGGTTTCCAACCCCGAGGAGCAAATACCCAG GTGTATTCTATTGAGGATAGTGATCAGTGCCTCATCGGCACAGCAGAGATTCCTGTTGGGGGAATTCATATGGATTCTATACTTGCTGCATCATTGTTACCTCTGAAATATGTGGCAGTTTCCCATTGCTTCCGTACTGAGGCAGGCGCTGCAGGTACAGCATCAAG GGGTCTGTATCGCGTCCACCAATTCAGCAAGCTGGAGATGTTTATATTATGCCAACCCGAGGATAGTGATTTGTACCATGAAGAGCTCATAAGAATTGAAGAAGACCTGTTTTCATCGCTAGGATTACACTACAA AACTTTGGACATGGCATCTGGGGATTTAGGTGCGCCTGCTTATCGTAAATTTGATATTGAAGCATGGATGCCTGGTTTAGCAAGATATGGAGAG ATATCAAGCGCATCGAACTGTACAGACTATCAAAGTCGTCGTCTTGGGATCCGGTTTCGTTCTGCAGAACCAGCGTTAACAAATCCTAAGAAGGGCAAAAGCAGCCTCGCTCCACCAGAGTTTGTTCACACACTGAATGCAACGGCCTGTGCAGTACCACGAATGATCGTATGCATACTTGAGAACAACCAGCAAGAAGATGGCTCGGTCATTATCCCTGAGCCATTGAGGCCCTTTATGGGCGGACTTGAGTCCATATATCCCAAACCTAGGTAG